Proteins encoded in a region of the Melospiza georgiana isolate bMelGeo1 chromosome 2, bMelGeo1.pri, whole genome shotgun sequence genome:
- the C2H11orf54 gene encoding ester hydrolase C11orf54 homolog — protein MAKVERFAFHVPSLEELAGVLQKGLKENFADVQVSVVDCPDLTKEPFNFPAKGICGKPRIADVGGVPYLIPLVQKEKVYDLNTVAKDIELPGAFILGAGAASSKVLGINAEFIPIVQTKSEKKPAVNGSYIAQINPADKGCLLEKYSSKYTDCEFGLLANLYASEGQPGKVIEVKANGRTGELNFVTCLRQTLEKHYGEKPVGMGGTFIIQKGKAKIHIMPPEFSSCPLNTDEDVNNWLKFFEMKAPLICQPVIVSRDPGFDLRVEHTHCFSHHGEGGHYHQDTSPDSVQYLGYFQPAELLFRIDRPQETHPVGRD, from the exons ATGGCCAAAGTCGAAAGGTTTGCTTTCCATGTCCCAAGTCTGGAGGAGCTTGCTGGGG tTTTGCAGAAAGGGCTTAAAGAGAACTTTGCTGATGTTCAAGTCTCTGTTGTAGACTGTCCTGATCTGACTAAGGAACCCTTCAACTTTCCTGCTAAAG GAATCTGTGGAAAGCCTAGGATAGCAGATGTGGGAGGTGTTCCTTACCTCATACCTCttgtacagaaagaaaaa gtTTATGATCTAAATACAGTCGCAAAGGACATAGAGCTGCCTGGAGCTTTCATTcttggagctggagctgcttcaTCCAAAGTTCTTGGAATAAATGCAGAG TTTATCCCTATTGTTCAAACTAAGAGTGAAAAAAAGCCTGCTGTAAATGGGAGCTACATTGCTCAGATAAATCCTGCAGATAAAGGGTGCCTGCTTGAGAAGTACAGCAGTAAATACACTGATTGTGAGTTTGGACTGTTGGCCAACCTTTATGCCAGCGAGGGCCAACCTGGTAAG GTCATTGAAGTGAAAGCCAATGGAAGAACTGGGGAGCTTAACTTTGTGACCTGTCTGAGACAAACTTTAGAGAAACACTATGGAGAAAAGCCAGTTGGGATGGGTGGTACGTTTATCATTCAGAAGGGGAAAGCAAAGATTCATATTATG CCTCCAGAATTTTCTTCTTGTCCCCTGAATACTGATGAGGATGTGAATAACTGGCTCAAATTCTTTGAAATGAAGGCCCCACTGATTTGTCAGCCAGTAATAGTTTCCAGAGATCCG GGCTTCGATCTGCGCGTGGAGCACACGCACTGTTTCAGCCACCACGGGGAAGGAGGGCACTACCACCAGGACACCAGCCCGGACAGCGTGCAGTACTTGGGCTACTTCCAGCCCGCCGAGCTGCTCTTCCGCATCGACCGGCCCCAGGAGACGCATCCCGTCGGGAGAGACTGA
- the TAF1D gene encoding TATA box-binding protein-associated factor RNA polymerase I subunit D has protein sequence MTDTDESQASGSDYPDAQELISHQQEEPFEVCSWQRNTGTERSRQKAAAPQESADHPNSMSRSSAASAEVLLISSDSESDVSAARPECSVAPTKQKRRSQSSWQQAESGTEVPDNESSSDSSLSPQSPGKSLEVPKQQKSKFNLKAIFAYHFRGRKFKAAAHRKYKIQARKSKKKYESTQMPTGRPPLTASPQEQKRRLLDRGFQFPFVEKHYGEKHIPLKMVLDYEQAAAKGYFKYIEVLKYEEHLKKALKALQASDDLEKECMVLRKHKYLDDEGPISPIQETDDDEDGLNSDTQEHLDARVVENSSFILSSTIPKKKKSKPRRKHAKPPEVIEIMDEEESAEENSLPLQGSPW, from the exons ATGACTGATACAGATGAGTCCCAGGCTTCAGGCTCTGATTACCCTGATGCGCAGGAGCTGATCAGCCACCAGCAGGAGGAGCCATTCGAGGTGTGCTCATGGCAAAGGAATACAGGAACAGAGCGGTCGAGGCAgaaggcagctgctcctcaggagTCTGCAGATCATCCCAACAGCATGTCTAGATcatcagctgcttcagctgAGGTTTTACTGATCAGCAGTGATTCAGAAAG TGATGTCTCTGCTGCTCGTCCTGAGTGCTCTGTTGCACCTACAAAGCAGAAAAGGCGATCTCAATCTTCATGGCAACAAGCTGAATCTGGTACAGAGGTACCTGACAATGAAAGCTCCTCAGATTCTTCCCTGTCTCCCCAAAGTCCAGGGAAATCATTAGAAGTTCCCAAGCAGCAGAAGTCTAAATTCAATTTGAAGGCCATTTTTGCCTATCACTTCAGGGGAAGGAAGTTCAAAGCCGCCGCACACcgaaaatacaaaatacaggCACGGAAGAGCAAGAAAAAGTATGAGAGCACCCAGATGCCCACAGGGAGGCCCCCACTGACAGCCTCACCTCAGGAACAAAAGAGGAGGCTCCTAGACAGAGGTTTTCAATTCCCTTTTGTTGAAAAACATTATGGGGAGAAACATATTCCCTTAAAGATGGTTCTTGACTATGAG CAAGCAGCTGCAAAGGGATATTTCAAGTATATTGAAGTGCTTAAATATGAAGAACATcttaaaaaagctttaaaagccCTTCAGGCCAGTGATGACTTAGAAAAAGAGTGTATGGTGTTACGGAAGCACAAGTACTTAGATGATGAAGGCCCCATTTCCCCTATTCAGGAGACAGA tgatgATGAGGACGGCTTGAATTCTGATACTCAGGAACACCTTGATGCCAGAGTAGTG GAGAACAGCTCTTTCATTCTAAGCAGCAcaattcccaaaaaaaaaaagtcaaagccaCGAAGAAAACATGCCAAACCACCTGAAGTGATTGAAATAATGGATGAAGAAGAGAGTGCTGAAGAGAACTCTTTGCCTCTGCAAGGCTCACCTTGGTGA